The DNA sequence GCACGTCGTCGCCGACGAGGCCGACTGCTCGGATTGTCACGCCAGGGCCCACGTCACGCCCGACGAGTTCGACCGGCTCGCTACGCTCGTTTGAGTCGCGGAGACGTTTTAGTCGCTCACTTACCGTCGACGACGTCCAGTGGCTCGAACTCCTCGCCCGTCCAGTGCCATGCGCGAATCGTGTCCTGGCTCGGCGAGACGATACAGTAGACGTAGCCGACCCACGTCGCCTGTGCTCGGTCCGTCGCGCTCGGCTGTGCGGGACTCTCGGGATGGGAGTGATAGAAGCCGACGACGTCGAGTCCACGTGCTTCGACGTCTTCGATAGTGGCCAGCGTCTCCGCGGGGCCGAGTTCGTAAGCCGTCCGTGGATTCTCGGCGACGTTCGCGATCCGGTGGTGTTCGGTCACGTGTTCGATGTCGTCGCCACGGTTGCCGGCGAGGACGCCACAGACCTCTCTCGGACCGTCGGCAACGCCCGAACGGGCGTGAGAGAAGAGTGCCGAGCGAACGGCGGGAGAGAGAACGAG is a window from the Halogranum gelatinilyticum genome containing:
- a CDS encoding desampylase → MTSSKLVLSPAVRSALFSHARSGVADGPREVCGVLAGNRGDDIEHVTEHHRIANVAENPRTAYELGPAETLATIEDVEARGLDVVGFYHSHPESPAQPSATDRAQATWVGYVYCIVSPSQDTIRAWHWTGEEFEPLDVVDGK